From the genome of Peptoniphilus sp. ING2-D1G:
AAGCTCCTATTACAGGTCTTTCTTCTTTGGAGAGTTTTCCCATTTCACGCAATATAAGAGTCAGTTCTCCTTTTTTGCCTAAATAATTAACTCTTATGCTTTCTATATCTCCTAAATTTTTGGCATTATTTAAATCATTTATCGCTCTTTTTTTAATATCTAATAATTTGTCTTTCATCTTTCCCTCCAATTGAGATTCATATAAATAAATTATAGCACTCAAATGTCACAATATCAATGTTTGAGCATTATGTAAAAAAGACCTCCTAAGCTCTTAAGAGCTTAGGAGGTCTTTAAACTTTAATCTTTATTTAAAACAATCTATCAAGCGAATATAAGCATTGCCGCACTTAATATAATTATGTTGGCAATTGCTATTACCACCATCGGCTTTGTAACGAATTTTACCCAAGTTGAATAATTTACTCTTGCCATTTGCAAACCGCCCATTACAACTCCTGATGTAGGTGTAATTAGGTTTATAAGACCACAGCCTGCACTGAATATCATAATCATTACTTCAGGGCTCATTCCTATGGCATTGGCTAATCCACCCATTACCGGAATGGATACGAAGGCAAGACCCGATGTTGAAGGTATCAGGAAAGATAAGAATAAGTACAATAAGTATGATCCGATTGTAAACACTATAGGACTTGTTCCCATCAAAGCCTTTGATGCTCTATCAAGAATCAACGCGTCGATGTGAGTGCTTTGCATCAATACTGATACCGCTCTTGATACTACTATTATTAAAACAACTGAAAGTATATCCGCAGCTCCGGCTACGAAGCTGTCAACTATTTCATTTTCCTTCATTCCCGCTATGAGAGCAATTATTACTCCCATTACAAAGAACCACATAGCTATTTCTCCAAAATACCAATCTCCATAATCAGCACCTGTCAAAAACGCTGTTCTTTCTGAGAAAATTGTCACTCCTAAATCAACCCAAGGAATAAGTGAGCCAATCATGACGATGAATGTTATAGCGAATACGATTAATACTGATTTATGTTTTGCTGTAAATTCGCTTGCTTCTCCGTCTGCTAATTCAAAATGTTTCATTTCTTCTTGTTCTTGAAGAGAAAGTATAGTTGAACCCTTGTCCTTTTGAACTTTTTTTGCATAATTTACAACAAAGAATATACAAATAGCCACTGTTGATAACCAAAGAATAACACCAAGGGGTAAAATTATACTTTGATTGGCTTCAATGCCTATAGATCCTAAAGCATCTATAGCTACCCCTATTGCAAAGGGGTTAACTGTTGAACCGAGAACT
Proteins encoded in this window:
- a CDS encoding putative membrane protein (Predicted membrane protein [Function unknown]; High confidence in function and specificity), with the translated sequence MEKKKEKRSISAFSILFIILIAIFVISFFFNGMTFDPVLPKGAEEPVSEVTRAQFSDLFMSPYYGFVDAIDISIFVLVLGGFLGIVTDTGALEAGIHRLVKNSKGKEIGLIITLMLLFSLGGTTYGMAEETVAFYGVVTTAMIAAGFDSVVAVATICLGAGAGVLGSTVNPFAIGVAIDALGSIGIEANQSIILPLGVILWLSTVAICIFFVVNYAKKVQKDKGSTILSLQEQEEMKHFELADGEASEFTAKHKSVLIVFAITFIVMIGSLIPWVDLGVTIFSERTAFLTGADYGDWYFGEIAMWFFVMGVIIALIAGMKENEIVDSFVAGAADILSVVLIIVVSRAVSVLMQSTHIDALILDRASKALMGTSPIVFTIGSYLLYLFLSFLIPSTSGLAFVSIPVMGGLANAIGMSPEVMIMIFSAGCGLINLITPTSGVVMGGLQMARVNYSTWVKFVTKPMVVIAIANIIILSAAMLIFA